The nucleotide sequence TGTTCACGCAAGACGGTGCGCCAGTACTTTATATTTGTGCATGATATGTGTCGGTGGGTCGGGAGGTTATTGCATAACATTAAACTAGGTCAGGAACGAAAAAGTTTGAAGAAGCGCCGTCCAGAAGGACTGAGGTCAGTCTCGCGAGACTGGTTATTTGATTTGTCTCACCTCATTATGGActaatatatgtttaatatttgtatttatataggAGGTTAAACTCAGTAAAATCACTGGAAACATTGTGATTATTGAAGTACAGTGAAGTACAAACTACAAACTATATAATATAGACGGACAactaaattaatatttattataattaaaaACAGATAATCTTAACAATTACTCAAGATGGTCAATGATTTAATGTAATTGAGAACGGTATGAAATAGTATCACATTCTCCTGTAGTAGCCGCGCCCGTCAATAGATGGCGCTAATAGGTTGGCAGAGCGTTGGGTTGGGTGATACATGAACATACATTTTATAGGGAGCTTTCCTatccttgtttcagagtctgtcgTTAGTGTGTCTGTTTGTAGTGAGTGGGGAAGGCAACAAGGCGGGCAGCGTTCTTGTGCTTGACATTCTAGTCATTGCTTCTTTTATTGGCAACACTCTTTCTATATTATAAGGTTTGTGCGTGTTGTAGTAATAAGttcatgtatttatttatatactagaaggtacattgggttagagagaatacatagcctaGTATTTAcagttttgtaaagccactaggacgcgcagcgtttcgggcaggtcctcaaTCTAACGTATAATTTtaagtaaattctagcagaattaataaaattacagatacattgcaagaaaaaaagagatgagaatagtaagtatatttaaagcacattggtatattaaagctctggttgactACATTGACATCTTgaatggtaatttaaacaagattaacagacaccgtacagcagattgatagcacatacaagacagcaatgatcacaatggtaaagatgttcggattgggtatatAAAGatcgggagattgggtagcaatagatacagtgcaattttaaagcaacaaggtaaaaaaaaaactatgcagTTGAGataaggtactttttagttttgtttttgaatgacgcagagATTGGACGGCTTTTAAATTCATTAGGTAGAGAGTTCCATCAACTGGGTCacattatttgcatagtgtttacgcagattgtttgactctggggatattaaagaaatttttttctggtgtGGAAATGtgttattacatctgtccagggagagttttagagcaggatttgcgtttaagaacagggttttgtaaatgtaattggcacAAGAAAATTTGTAGAGTGAgattgtttagcatgttaagggagctAAACAAGGGggttgagtgttgtctgaaagcagaatttattATTCTGATggcagatttttgttgggtgatgatggacttgaggtggtgtgcagtggttgaaccccatgcacagataccataattaagatagggatagattagtgcataatatagagatgagAGCAAAGTTAGgtacatatctgattttggagagtatcccaactgttttagactcttaattatgtgttgtatgtgggtgttgaagtagtctcttgtctaggaataggccaagacactttgcatttttattgctaatgcttacattatctatctgaagctgaattgcattcgtaGATTTgcatccaaataaaatgtagtgggGTCTTTTCtttaagtgttagtttattggttgacatccataagtagaCTTTTTATTAGTTCATTATTATCATTTAGTgtctgggttggggttagagtacatgagggtagtatcatctgcaaacaaaataggtttcagaatgctagagacattaggcagatcattgatgtatataagaaataggggaGGTCCCAAaaagctgccctgtggcactccaacggttattggtagagtggcagAAGTTtcattattgatggttacacattgaagactgtcactaagataggattggatatagtccagtgcatggcctcggattccatgatggaatttacgtaagaggtaactgTGATAGTGTCAAAGGCCTTTATCAGGTCAATgatgagtccaatcggaaactcatttttgtcaagggctgagtaaattatattcaGGCTAATAATTGCATCCTTGgtacttttttttgggggggggggggagcggaagccaaactgacaaggGCTAAGagtgtcaaattttacgagataggagtagagctgtttgtagatcattttttttttcaaatatttttgataggatgggtaggtttgatattggtctataattgtttgtctgccggattacatccttcatgaactggcgttactcttgcttcttTAAGGATATCACGGAAGGTATGGCACTCgaaggatttgttgaacagcagagctataagtGTCACAAGGATTTGGgaggctcttgtatacaatggatgggatttcactgatgttcccagctgtggTTTTTAATGTGTATGATGGACacgtctgtcgggctgactggtgaaaaaggagagtttggatagctgcctgagatgtATTGATATGTCTGTGGGATCTtaatggcaaggttagcaccaaccaatgaaaagaagctattaaattaatTTGCCACTTCTAAATCGGTTGACGGTGTAAAGCCATCCTTAGTGTTATCTGGTTGGGGGAGCGtttgttcctaggatattagagatggtataatATGTGCTTTTCCTAATGCCTTTTGCTTTTTttcaatctagtctcataatatgaaagtttggcTTTTCATATGATACTgataagcactgatgaataccttttaactacttccttttgtaactaggccaatactGAAATTTTTCATATGTATTTAGacttgattatgccacttgtgagccacggattgtttttTCTTTTGTCGGTTACCTCTTTGGAAAGGAGGGGACagggagtgttgtagaggcttagttttggagagaaagaggttagttaataagTTCATATCCTGTTTATTACTGaaatcagattcccagttaatattgtgaataaCATtacagagattgcctaaagctgattcactgtgtagcctgaatgagtttcttgctttctggaggTATTGTATccctgtttgctatgaggaaggtaggatagttgtCGGTTGTTCTTTcataattaccccagatgtaaggggagctgttaaattagtccataagtgatcaaaGGTAGTGGCAGATATGAGTGACTCGAGTGGGCTTGgcaattgtggggattagcatacaagagtgcatgctgttacagaAATAGTCGACCAGTGTTATTTTGAagacctaggtcaatattgaaatcgcctcctagaatgtgatttttgttgagattgtcatTTATAAGATTCCTTAtgttgtctgagaatgaagctatgttggtattaggaaatctatagatggcacagaTAGTCGGGGAGGTTTtaggggatttactggagaacttggcaaaggtatattcaaaaTAGTGGTCTCTTTCaccaatgacactattgcagatgaaggtatctttgtaaaatattgctgtgccacctccttttttattaggcctgcagttatgaatagctttataaccagctaagttgaacTTGGGTATAGGCTTTACTTAgcaaagtttctgttaaaatgatgaataatAATTTATTACCTAGTGCTGTGAATAGTGCATTTGTGTTGATTTAGTGTTTCAGTAAAGTTAATGTTTATTACTAGCTTGCGTATCTCACTTTTTCCGAAACAAATTTGTGTAGCTAGTTAATCTTGTGAAGGTAGAAGTAAATACATATGCATATTTTTTCATAGTTTTCCTGTAAATTTCAGTCGGTACATGTAACACTGGTCTCCCACCTCTGATTTTGAATAGTAACGGTTATTAATTTCAGATGTGTTCGTATTCCTTGGTATTGCTGCTATGGACGACCCTGGTGTCCCGGGTGTTGGTTGGTGCACAAATTTCCACAGTAAGTAAATATTGGGTTAGATAAATGTTCCAGAAAGTGTTGGCAAAAATTGTACCTTTCTAATCGCTTATAAATCTCGAGGAATGTTAACAATTTAAACACTTCTCGACTACTTCTGAAATTGCGTGCCTTAATTTCGGCTTGCCAAGACTAGTTATGCTAAAGGTTTGCCTTGAATTAAAATGGTAAGAATTTTTGTTTAGGATTCTGGCAATTTCAGATCTCGCTAAGCCATAACCCTGAACGATCAAAATTTCGATCGTTGGTATAACTAGTGTCGCCAAGATACCTGGTGGTAGTATCCACACACTACTCGATCGCGAATACTGATCATTCATGAGGTTTTACAAAAGTGCCTGTTAATAAGCCTAGGTATTCGGCTACTTTGACTTTCCTCCATGTATGTGTCAATTATTTGGTGAGGCATCCCCCTAGAGGCCAGAGCTTGTCTTAAAGACTTCTGTACATTTAAGTCTTTAGTTTGAATAGTGTTGAAACTATTGAAAATAtaaaatgtaaatatattcatatatatatatgagcgctAATATTAATCTTCAACGTCGATAATATTGGGTGTTCAAATTTCCTCGCTGAACTCTAAATTACTGCCTGAAATTGGTCCTGCTCTATACTTCCGGGGAACGTTAATTTTGCAGAAATTTTCAGCTAACAAAGCAGAAGGAAAAAAATTCACCGATCCTAACTTCCGAATGTACAAAGCTAATTTTCTCCCTAGTTAACATTAAAATATAAACTCTCCTAAGCACACCACGCCCCCTCCCTTCCttaggaacttttttttttttttttttttttttttttttttttttttttttttttttttttttttttggggggggggtgggggttacaATTTCAATTGGTTGACAACCATTAAGGGACCCCCACGATGTAAAATAGGATCGGCATCTCTTAAAACTTGGTCGCATATTGTTTTCAGAGGACCCTACCATGGCACACAGTTAACGTGGTTAGGTAAAGAAAATTGGTGAAATAGTATGATTTAGACACCTGGGCACAACTACATACCTAAtctctataaataaaaatggaaatgttcgtttgttcaaaatcgctgatCTCTGAAAGCTctgcaccgattgctttgaaattttgacaacgttgcattcgaataggagcgtggttttatataccttctatatagatggcactcctgtgacaggtaaaaacatgcgtttttgaagaacggcgccatctgttgcacataatggcaacatacaTGCTATACTGAATGTCAAAAATTCCACATCAATAtttcagattgcattgataaatattattttcatagatttcgatttttattttattgaattattttgtgataTTGTTTTGGAATTGagatgtttaccataccgttcatttcatgagtagtttttttttcattttcctttcattttttttaactttttcttattTCAGTGATGAAcatagtgatctgatgttcccatcagagaatTGGGAACATCAGACCGTTTGGTAAGGCaaaggacaagggagtggggaataatggtagggatgatgaggggacggaggagtttgGTATGGTGagtacgaggggatgggggaaaagagaatggtgggaaggacaatgggactggggtgtggggcatagtggggaggacgaggggatggtggagtggggaatggttgggaggccgaaggGATGGGTGAGGTGAAAATGGTGTGGAAGACTGGGAAGCTTGCTGTGGCTCGGCAATGCACAagtttgagccacagcaacgcgtggccgggtactgctagtattcaATAAATGTGAAACCTAGTAaaataattcttataaatttagaaaagactgcataattttttttttccctaGAAAGTGCCTCGTAAATTTTATTATTTGGCTTATAAATTTTACGAATTTATAGGAAACTTGCTCCAGCTCACTCCTATGCATCATCTGGACTACTATATCCATTCCCCAACCCAACAGCCTGGCTCTGGTTATGGCAGTCAGACCCGAGGACAGGGAGGTGCCAGCTCTCAGGGGTCATCGGGTCAACAGGTCAGCGGTTCAGTTGTAGGTGGCGACCCGGGCGTCGGCAGCGGTCCACTTCTTGGTGCTGGATTAGGTCTTGGCAGCGGTCAAGGAATAGGGATTAACCTCGGCCAAGCAAATCAAGCTGGCAGTTCTAGTCAGAGAGTCGGCAGCGGTGACAGGGCTGCACAGGTCAGCAGCGGACCTCGAGCTACCTCTGGCAGCAGCGGTCCGGCCTCTTACGCTGGTGCAAGGTATGGCAGTCCTCAAGTGAGCAGAGTGGATGCACTATTTAACCCCACTGTCACCCAGCTCATCACCATCGACCGCTTCGTCACCCTCACTGATCAGGCTTTCCAGAGTGTGGCTGTCACCCTCACTTCTCTCACCGTCCAGACTGTCACCACTGGAACACGCGCGGTGAGTACTTGGTATGTATTGTGATAAACGATGGTCTGGACGCTGAGCTTAGACTAGTTAAGTGTTGTCTTGCACAGGTGGCACAGACGCCGGTGGATGACCGCGTGGCCCTCCAGACAACGGTGGTTGTCAGACCTTCAACACTAACGGTCACGTACGTGCAGTCAGACTTCAGGATTGTGACTGAAAGGTCTCTAGACTACGTGACCATCGCACACACCTCTTACGTCATCATGCAGACTACCTACACTACTACTGCTACCCAAGTGTAAGTTCGATTCTAAGTTTACAGTATTGTAGTGGCACTGTCAGCCTCCTGATTACTTGTAATGGCTAATTAATAAATTTACTCCCCACAGGCTGTCGTACACGACAACGTTGGTGAGAACAAACATCAATACTAAGAGCACAGTGTTCACGGACTACCGCACAGTCACCGACACAGTCCTCGTCCCCGGAGCCCGCTACGGTTATAGACAACTCTAGCACCTTTATCCATGCTGAGATTTTAAAGAAAGTAATATTAAACGTTTAACATCATCGGTCTGTATAAGCTATTAAACTTGACATAAGCATTGGGTGTTGTTTTAATAGCCGACTTGGAGTACATAATAAATAATTGCATGCACATTTACGTATTGAGAAATCTAAGCGGTTGTGAAGATAGAGTAATCCTTAATACCTGTATTCTTGAGGTTGCAAGAGTGCGGTGTTACACTAAAATGACATTCTGGGAGGAATGTCTAGTAAACCAGCTACTGACTATTTGGTGCCTTATAGATAGTCAGTGTTCCAACGGAGCACATCTCCTGAGACTTAAAAACGTAACGGCATAGGAAAATGCCAAAGGAGAACATAGACTGCTGTTAGTGTGACTTATACAacgtttcttttatttttgtatttttattaAAGTAACCTTATGACGTACTTGTTGGCCTAGCCACGATCTCTTAAGAAAAGTAGGTTGACTGTCCCTGGTATGCAAATCTAAGAGGATACCTTCATGACTAACTCTGTAACTGGTAAATAGAAAAACAACTTGATCAGCAAGGAAAACTACAATGGTAATTAAATCTCTTAATATTTATCTACAAACGTGTTCTACTTTCTGCTGTTCTTTGGCTGCATACCTCTGCACTTAATCCATACAGTCACAAGATCCACATTTGGGGACAACTTAACATTGTGAGTGGCTCGGGTGTACCGAACAGGGAGTGGCTGCGTCACTTCCTACTGTCACGGTGCACTATTTAAATGCAACACAGGTTCAATAACATTGCAGGGAGACCCGTGCATTCCCATTGGGTACATGCATCTGGGAGTTGACCCTTCCCTGCAGAAGTGGAACCCTGGGAAATACTCAATTTGCTGGAATGTAACAAAAACAAATAAATTTCTGTGTAGGTAAAAATTAAATATTTGGGGATTCACATCGCTATTGGTCCCTGGTATAGGTTTAGGCAGAGATCGACCATCCCTCGCGATCACTTGTACCctagatagaattcttggtgaatcggatacttttgatgatgttccccgctcagctcgttgatgccgtgaggggaggcttagtgggcggctgccggagtgtgatgctccttgggacagtcctgtccttttctagccttgtgctcctgctgccgtcctctccaattatgctgagcaccttttccatttccttctgtttcgtttttctctcccctcttctccgatctgcttgccgtttcctgccgaccttttgcttgttctggttcttcccttggactacttctattttgatgcctgggtgcttgaggaggcatactcttgcacccgtagaactgtagtacccgacatagagagcgaggggaaccttttattgtcaatccccctttcgtcactgaacccgatctcgacggactgtcggttcttaaggtggcgtttgtggggcgtatactcacgacacacccctaggaggccccggcatgatcggcgatagcttcttgttaggtgtcctgcctctaattgtggctccatggtgggtgtgggggcacattcgtgaatgaatattccttttcgtagcgatgataacccctgtttcgaccgtttctgctttaccttctcaggctcgtggggtgggcgaccaagcccccgagtcggtccatgttggaagaccgggttctgtagcctctgctgcattgggccccgaccttgcttctcctttggcctctctgactccttcccttggctcacctccctcctctgtggatgGGTCGAGCCCCGagaccccagtggtgactacctcgtcctctggcgcggctccatctctagttgtaactactgcgccttgtaacccctctctctctctctctctgggggttctcactgccgtcctcgtcacggacgccctcgctcgattccttcccgttctgctatctatcaagccttgtttggtcctgcttcgtgaaccaaatattttcatctcctccctcttgattctgcgcctcctgacgatttctccctccatcgacatctcgttgattccgtggatgcctcagttactttcaaccccactcgtctcggtacacgtgtcattgctgctccttctcagcatgctgcttcccgcttggcttccTTATCCTTCCTTGGCGAGACTCCTGTTCGGGTcttgaagaacgctcagttgaatgccagtgttggcactattctgctcccgcgccattttgcgaccggtgttcgggacctgcgtgactaccacgacgatattcgacatatctttgctgcccagggccattctattctccaggtggacacgtttactcgtccccctcgtggtagtcgccgtcaacccctccgggttgtgaagaattacctttgatggtcggacccttccaccctctgtcattcttgctggtgccaggtgctctgtccaggagtgcattccctctcctcggctctgtaacaagtgctggaggtttgggcatggtgccctctgctgctccaggactgtctgtcctttgtgtggtggcgaaggtcactctaagtcggagtgcacttctccccaggctcgtcgcctcaactgcggtgaggcccatcctaccttctcacgTGCATGTGtcaattacaagcttgaggctgcCGTCCtcgacttgaagcaccgggagcgtttatctttcactgaggcgagacgccaggttcgccggctcctgccttataatatctcttatgctcgtgtgttgcgctcttcctctccttgtccttcccaccttcctcagactcgcaaccgtttccgggccttggaccgtgatacgcccactgccccctctgttcctttgggttctctcccgaaggatccccctcctggtcctctgtctggggttccccttctttctacccggtctgtcgtgtctcctgtgtcttcttcctcgtctccctccgttcctccttccagtccttcccctccgtctcttaactctccctgccgcctgtcggtgcgggctgatgtccatcgctctccaaccggccgtcatgtgtgctctcgttcagcttctgttgagacgctagaatccattgcccagtacgtggttgctgggacacctgtctctttaagtcagaagcgtaagcttgGCTccattccttcctcctccccggcgggtaagaaggtttcgctttcttcctcggcccctacttctgcctctctcgctccttcccctcccatttcggtggttgcgccccctgttcttgCTATGGAGGTttttttagcccccgcttccctgtcggttgctgcccttgctgaggtgcgctcccctctttctacccccccccctcatactgctgctatccttgactgctcctctccattgtctcctcttcctcctcctctccattgtctcctcctcttcctcctcctcctcctcctccggaccccgcccgcccacctctgatctgttctcccgtttccttccctccatctttgctcagtt is from Procambarus clarkii isolate CNS0578487 chromosome 54, FALCON_Pclarkii_2.0, whole genome shotgun sequence and encodes:
- the LOC138352635 gene encoding uncharacterized protein — encoded protein: MCSYSLVLLLWTTLVSRVLVGAQISTPGSGYGSQTRGQGGASSQGSSGQQVSGSVVGGDPGVGSGPLLGAGLGLGSGQGIGINLGQANQAGSSSQRVGSGDRAAQVSSGPRATSGSSGPASYAGARYGSPQVSRVDALFNPTVTQLITIDRFVTLTDQAFQSVAVTLTSLTVQTVTTGTRAVAQTPVDDRVALQTTVVVRPSTLTVTYVQSDFRIVTERSLDYVTIAHTSYVIMQTTYTTTATQVLSYTTTLVRTNINTKSTVFTDYRTVTDTVLVPGARYGYRQL